Proteins from a single region of Dehalococcoidia bacterium:
- a CDS encoding phosphoglucomutase/phosphomannomutase family protein: protein MASIRFGTDGWRAIIAEDFTFENVRICAQGTADYVNAAGVAPRGFVIGYDTRFGSGQFAEAVAEVMTANGVPTYLCDRAAPTPVVSHSLVSLTAGAGAVITASHNPGEWNGFKFKPDYGGSASNEIVAELERYIGNAERTGSVRRMDIREAEMRGLLERFDPRPDYLNHVAQFVDVEGIRNAGLNVAVDSMHGAGAGYFSDLISGGSTRVVEVRSEVNPSFPGMAQPEPIAPNLGPLVDAVEDTTADIGLATDGDADRLGVIDDDGQFMTTTETFSLLCMHLLEVLQQSGPLVKSITMSSMIDKLAESHDVEVIETPVGFKYLGPQMMAVNALAAGEESGGYAFRGNIPERDGILSGLLMLDMVVKTGENPADLRGQLFERVGTHVYERWDVEFDPRLREGIMQRVTTSRPFDLGGMSVVGIDNRDGIKILLEDGYWALIRFSGTEPLLRIYAEGPSTGDVAAMLGEARALTGI, encoded by the coding sequence ATGGCAAGCATACGGTTCGGTACGGACGGCTGGCGGGCGATCATCGCCGAGGACTTCACGTTCGAAAACGTCCGCATCTGCGCGCAGGGGACTGCTGATTACGTTAACGCCGCCGGAGTTGCCCCAAGGGGCTTTGTGATCGGGTATGACACCCGATTCGGCTCCGGGCAGTTTGCAGAGGCTGTCGCCGAGGTGATGACGGCGAACGGAGTGCCCACCTACCTGTGCGACCGTGCTGCTCCCACGCCGGTCGTCAGCCACTCCCTGGTGTCGCTGACCGCAGGGGCAGGTGCGGTTATCACCGCGAGTCACAACCCGGGCGAGTGGAACGGCTTCAAGTTCAAGCCCGACTACGGCGGAAGCGCGTCCAACGAGATAGTGGCCGAACTCGAACGCTACATCGGGAACGCAGAACGCACAGGCAGCGTCCGCAGGATGGATATTCGAGAGGCTGAAATGCGCGGGCTGCTCGAGCGTTTCGACCCCAGGCCTGACTACCTGAACCACGTGGCACAGTTCGTCGACGTCGAGGGGATTCGGAACGCCGGGCTGAACGTGGCGGTGGACTCGATGCATGGCGCAGGCGCGGGCTACTTCAGCGACCTGATCTCTGGGGGGAGCACTCGCGTCGTCGAGGTACGGTCCGAGGTCAATCCCTCTTTCCCCGGCATGGCCCAGCCCGAGCCAATCGCACCCAACCTGGGACCACTTGTTGATGCGGTCGAAGACACCACCGCCGACATTGGGCTGGCCACAGACGGCGACGCGGACAGGCTTGGCGTCATCGACGACGACGGCCAGTTCATGACCACGACCGAGACGTTCAGTCTGCTGTGCATGCACCTGCTCGAGGTGCTGCAGCAGTCGGGGCCGCTGGTGAAGTCGATCACCATGAGCAGCATGATCGACAAGCTGGCTGAATCTCACGACGTCGAAGTTATCGAGACGCCGGTTGGCTTCAAGTATCTCGGGCCCCAGATGATGGCTGTGAATGCGCTTGCCGCCGGCGAAGAGAGCGGCGGTTACGCATTCAGGGGCAACATACCGGAGCGAGACGGCATACTGAGCGGCCTGCTGATGCTCGACATGGTGGTCAAGACCGGGGAGAACCCTGCCGACCTGAGAGGCCAGTTATTCGAGCGGGTGGGCACTCACGTCTACGAGCGCTGGGACGTCGAGTTCGACCCACGCCTGCGGGAGGGCATCATGCAGAGGGTCACCACCTCGCGCCCCTTCGACCTGGGAGGTATGTCCGTCGTGGGGATCGACAACCGTGACGGCATAAAGATACTCCTCGAGGACGGCTACTGGGCACTAATCAGGTTCTCGGGCACTGAACCTTTGCTGCGGATCTACGCCGAAGGGCCGTCTACTGGTGACGTAGCCGCAATGCTTGGCGAGGCGAGGGCGCTGACAGGAATCTAG
- the metK gene encoding methionine adenosyltransferase, whose protein sequence is MANSFMESPSYLFTSESVTEGHPDKLCDQISDAVLDAILSDDPQGRVACETCTTTGLVLVMGEISTSTYVDIPTIVRHTIRDAGYQDSTFGFDFQSCGIAVAVHEQSSDISHGVTHSLETRNELPDEYQDVETLGAGDQGMMVGYACNDTPELMPMPIALSHRLCQRMAEVRREGTLPYLRPDGKSQVTVEYEYGVPKRIHTVVLSAQHNPEVSQSVIERDLIEAVGKNVIPGDLLDRNTRWVVNPSGRFVTGGPVGDSGLTGRKILVDTYGGMARHGGGAFSGKDPTKVDRSAAYAARYVAKNVVAAGLADRAEIQVSYAIGVAHPISVSAETFGTNKVPDSKINELIDKHFDLRPGAIIRDLDLRRPIYTKTAAYGHFGRPEEDFPWERTDRANVLRREAFMKNAGDAAS, encoded by the coding sequence ATGGCAAACAGCTTCATGGAAAGTCCGTCGTACCTTTTCACGTCGGAATCGGTTACGGAAGGGCACCCGGACAAGCTATGCGACCAGATATCCGATGCGGTCCTGGACGCCATACTCTCGGACGATCCCCAGGGGCGTGTAGCGTGCGAGACTTGCACCACGACGGGACTTGTACTCGTGATGGGTGAGATTTCGACATCGACCTATGTGGACATCCCGACCATTGTCAGGCACACGATCCGTGACGCCGGATACCAGGACTCAACCTTCGGGTTCGACTTCCAGTCATGCGGGATCGCGGTCGCGGTGCACGAGCAGTCATCGGACATCTCCCACGGTGTCACGCACTCGCTCGAGACGCGGAACGAACTTCCAGACGAATACCAGGACGTCGAGACCCTCGGAGCAGGTGACCAGGGCATGATGGTTGGCTACGCGTGCAACGACACGCCCGAGCTTATGCCTATGCCAATAGCCCTGTCTCACCGACTTTGCCAGCGAATGGCGGAAGTCCGCAGGGAGGGCACTCTTCCTTACCTCAGGCCGGATGGGAAGTCCCAGGTGACCGTCGAGTACGAATACGGAGTGCCAAAGCGTATACACACGGTTGTACTTAGCGCTCAGCACAACCCGGAAGTCAGCCAGTCGGTAATCGAGCGAGACCTCATCGAGGCGGTCGGCAAGAACGTAATTCCCGGCGACCTGCTCGACCGCAACACGCGGTGGGTTGTGAACCCGTCCGGACGATTTGTGACCGGTGGCCCGGTTGGAGACTCGGGATTGACGGGCAGGAAGATACTCGTCGACACCTATGGAGGCATGGCCCGCCACGGTGGCGGAGCGTTCTCTGGCAAGGACCCGACCAAGGTCGACCGGTCAGCAGCATACGCGGCTCGCTATGTGGCGAAGAACGTGGTTGCTGCGGGGCTCGCCGACCGCGCCGAGATCCAGGTCTCCTACGCAATCGGCGTCGCGCATCCAATCTCGGTTTCGGCTGAGACATTCGGTACGAACAAGGTCCCCGACAGTAAGATCAACGAGCTTATCGACAAGCACTTCGACCTGCGGCCAGGTGCGATCATTCGCGACCTCGACCTGCGCAGGCCGATCTATACCAAGACTGCCGCTTACGGTCACTTCGGAAGGCCGGAAGAGGACTTCCCCTGGGAGAGAACGGATAGGGCCAACGTCCTGAGGCGGGAGGCTTTCATGAAGAACGCGGGAGACGCCGCGTCCTAG
- a CDS encoding adenosylhomocysteinase, whose protein sequence is MTASSTQQGHILDSSLASAGVRRIEWAAREMPVVRQIRERFGEEKPLNGLRVSACLHVTTETANLMLTLKDGGADVALCASNPLSTQDDVAAALVAEYGIPTFAIKGEDRDTYYGHIQSALDHGPNITMDDGADLVAVLHTARTDKLGDVVGGTEETTTGVIRLNSLAAAGDLKYPVIAINDADTKHFFDNRYGTGQSTLDGITRATNVLWAGKNVVICGYGWCGRGVALRARGMGAHTIVTEVNPIRALEAAMDGHQVLPMSKAAEVGDIFITLTGGMSAVGRSHLAVMKDGAMFANSGHFDVEIDIEALEDMSDGKQTIRPFVEEYLMGDGRKLYLLGEGRLINLAAAEGHPSAVMDMSFANQALSLEYLAQTSHTLSPEVHDVPRDIDEEVGRLKLQSMGIEIDSLTAEQEHYLSSWDIGT, encoded by the coding sequence GTGACCGCATCCAGTACACAGCAGGGCCACATCCTGGACAGTTCGCTGGCGTCAGCGGGCGTGCGCAGGATCGAGTGGGCCGCCAGGGAGATGCCGGTCGTCCGGCAGATCAGGGAGCGCTTCGGTGAAGAGAAGCCGCTGAACGGTCTGCGAGTGTCAGCCTGCCTACACGTGACAACCGAGACTGCCAACCTGATGCTGACGCTGAAAGACGGTGGCGCCGACGTAGCCCTGTGCGCGAGCAATCCGCTGAGCACACAGGATGACGTCGCGGCTGCGCTGGTCGCCGAGTATGGCATCCCGACCTTTGCCATCAAGGGCGAAGACAGGGACACTTACTACGGCCACATCCAGTCGGCGCTGGACCACGGGCCGAATATCACGATGGACGACGGCGCCGACCTGGTAGCAGTCCTGCACACCGCCAGGACCGACAAGCTGGGCGACGTAGTCGGGGGTACCGAGGAGACGACGACCGGCGTGATCCGCCTAAACAGCCTGGCAGCGGCAGGCGACCTCAAGTACCCGGTCATCGCGATAAACGACGCCGACACCAAGCACTTCTTCGACAACAGGTACGGCACAGGTCAGAGCACACTGGACGGGATTACCCGGGCAACGAACGTACTCTGGGCGGGCAAGAATGTCGTCATTTGCGGATACGGCTGGTGCGGTCGTGGCGTCGCACTCCGAGCTCGCGGCATGGGCGCACACACGATAGTTACCGAGGTCAACCCGATTCGCGCACTTGAAGCGGCCATGGACGGGCACCAGGTTTTGCCGATGTCGAAAGCTGCTGAAGTTGGCGACATCTTCATCACGCTAACCGGCGGTATGAGCGCAGTCGGACGATCACACCTGGCCGTCATGAAAGACGGAGCAATGTTCGCCAACAGCGGGCACTTCGACGTCGAGATCGACATAGAGGCCCTGGAGGACATGTCCGACGGGAAGCAGACTATACGACCCTTCGTAGAGGAATACCTGATGGGTGACGGGCGAAAGCTCTACCTGCTCGGAGAAGGCAGGCTCATAAACCTCGCTGCGGCCGAGGGACACCCGTCGGCAGTGATGGACATGAGCTTTGCGAATCAGGCCCTGTCTCTCGAATACCTCGCCCAGACTTCTCACACTCTTTCGCCAGAGGTGCACGACGTACCACGGGACATCGACGAAGAGGTCGGCAGACTCAAGCTGCAGTCAATGGGAATAGAGATCGACTCGCTCACAGCAGAGCAGGAGCACTACCTGTCGAGCTGGGACATTGGGACATAG
- a CDS encoding sugar kinase, producing the protein MSLLVVGSVAYDSVQTPAGSRERALGGSAVYFSLAASYLTNVSLVGVVGEDFDDGDVELLEAHDVDLSGLERVKGRTFHWSGVYSTEDVNQRDTLDTQLNVFAEFSPYLSEAHRAADIVFLANIDPVLQLDVLEQLDASPKFAALDSMDFWIDGSRDDLERVVSRVDLLFLDEGEARALSGEFNLVRAAKKIQEQGPRSVVVKRGEHGVLMVDGEDVFSAPAYPLARVVDPTGAGDSFAGGFMGTLAATGDTTNRGLRRAAVVGSVMGSFTVQDFSTEKLESLTTSDIQHRFEQFQGLTSFDGFEDWSEFEQLTKLEANRGPA; encoded by the coding sequence TTGTCCCTCCTGGTAGTGGGATCGGTCGCGTACGACTCGGTCCAGACTCCCGCCGGCAGCCGCGAAAGGGCGCTGGGGGGCTCGGCAGTGTACTTCTCCCTAGCAGCCAGTTATCTGACTAACGTGAGTCTGGTCGGCGTAGTTGGTGAGGACTTTGACGACGGTGACGTTGAGCTTCTAGAGGCACACGATGTCGATCTGTCCGGTCTTGAGAGGGTGAAAGGCAGGACATTCCACTGGTCCGGCGTTTACTCAACTGAGGACGTAAACCAGAGGGATACTCTTGATACCCAGCTAAACGTGTTTGCTGAGTTCAGCCCATACCTCAGTGAGGCCCACAGGGCCGCTGATATCGTTTTCCTGGCAAACATCGATCCCGTTCTTCAACTTGACGTGCTGGAACAACTGGACGCCAGTCCCAAGTTCGCAGCCCTTGACTCGATGGACTTCTGGATAGACGGAAGTCGCGACGACCTGGAGCGGGTTGTCTCAAGGGTCGATCTGCTGTTTCTTGACGAGGGAGAGGCGAGGGCCCTGTCAGGTGAGTTCAACCTCGTAAGGGCGGCGAAGAAGATCCAGGAGCAGGGCCCGCGTTCCGTCGTAGTCAAGCGAGGCGAGCACGGAGTTCTGATGGTAGACGGTGAGGACGTCTTCAGCGCCCCCGCATACCCGCTAGCGCGCGTCGTCGATCCTACGGGGGCTGGAGACTCGTTTGCAGGCGGGTTCATGGGCACGCTCGCCGCCACCGGAGATACAACCAATAGAGGCCTGCGCCGGGCCGCAGTGGTCGGTTCGGTCATGGGCTCGTTTACAGTCCAAGACTTCAGCACAGAGAAGCTGGAGTCGCTAACGACTTCCGACATACAGCACCGCTTCGAGCAGTTCCAGGGCCTGACCTCATTTGACGGCTTCGAAGACTGGTCTGAATTTGAACAACTTACGAAGCTGGAAGCCAACAGAGGCCCAGCTTGA
- a CDS encoding rhodanese-like domain-containing protein: protein MPRQIPGEPYTRITTDEAAELHGTEDNVFVDVRRMDEYVDGHVTDAIFITVDDLLGRIDELPQDKNLLFICAAGVRSGLACEMAAAMGYDTDKLYNIEDGTPPWIEKNYPTSYGLDK, encoded by the coding sequence ATGCCCAGGCAGATACCGGGAGAGCCATACACCAGGATAACGACCGATGAGGCAGCAGAGCTTCATGGTACAGAGGACAACGTGTTCGTAGATGTCCGCCGGATGGACGAGTACGTCGACGGCCACGTCACGGACGCGATCTTCATCACCGTGGACGATCTATTGGGTCGAATCGACGAGCTGCCGCAGGACAAGAACCTGCTGTTCATTTGCGCCGCAGGCGTGAGGAGTGGCCTTGCCTGCGAGATGGCAGCGGCGATGGGTTACGACACAGACAAGCTGTACAACATAGAGGACGGCACCCCCCCTTGGATCGAGAAGAACTATCCCACCAGCTACGGGCTGGACAAGTAA
- the mtnP gene encoding S-methyl-5'-thioadenosine phosphorylase, which translates to MPEPTLGFIGGSGLYDMEGLSSRREIEIETPFGEPSDSIITGELDGVEVAFLPRHGRGHRISPSELPVMANIYAMKQIGVQRLVSISAVGSLKEELKPLDLVVPDQIIDRTRERPSTFFGDGLVAHVGFADPFCPALRQQAVEAAVGNTDVHDGGTYIVIEGPQFSTRAESEMHRSWGASVIGMTALPEAKLAREAEMCYATLAFVTDYDVWHEAEEDVSVELVVQNLMQNVQTAQTIVRRMASTVSETTSCGCDRALENAIITSRDLIPPTTRMKLGLLVDKYLD; encoded by the coding sequence ATGCCTGAACCCACGCTCGGCTTTATAGGTGGCTCAGGTCTCTACGACATGGAGGGCCTCTCGAGCAGGCGTGAGATCGAGATTGAGACTCCTTTCGGTGAACCAAGTGACTCGATCATCACGGGCGAGCTTGACGGCGTCGAAGTCGCATTCCTGCCCCGCCATGGCCGTGGGCACCGAATCTCACCAAGCGAGCTGCCGGTGATGGCCAACATCTACGCTATGAAACAGATAGGCGTGCAGCGCCTTGTTTCCATCAGCGCTGTTGGGAGCCTGAAGGAGGAGTTAAAGCCTCTCGACCTAGTCGTACCGGACCAGATCATCGACCGGACCCGTGAGCGTCCGTCCACGTTCTTCGGTGACGGACTGGTGGCTCATGTAGGGTTCGCCGACCCCTTCTGCCCTGCCCTGCGCCAGCAGGCAGTCGAGGCCGCCGTGGGAAACACGGATGTTCATGACGGTGGGACGTACATCGTGATAGAGGGTCCTCAATTCTCGACAAGGGCCGAGTCTGAAATGCACCGCTCATGGGGAGCAAGCGTCATAGGGATGACGGCACTTCCAGAGGCCAAGCTGGCCCGGGAAGCAGAGATGTGCTACGCCACGCTCGCGTTCGTCACCGACTACGACGTGTGGCACGAGGCTGAAGAGGACGTGTCAGTCGAACTCGTCGTCCAGAACCTGATGCAGAACGTACAGACCGCCCAGACCATCGTGAGGCGAATGGCGTCGACGGTAAGCGAAACGACCTCGTGCGGTTGCGACAGGGCACTCGAAAACGCAATAATCACAAGTCGAGATTTGATACCGCCTACGACCAGAATGAAACTCGGTCTGCTGGTGGACAAGTACCTTGACTAG
- the mtnA gene encoding S-methyl-5-thioribose-1-phosphate isomerase, with product MSEFTPVEWRGNSLSILDQRQLPAVETWIETSDFRDVVVAISNMSVRGAPAIGIAGAYALALAAMELSQTANGDFTDRLLEAAREIRLARPTGANLGWAVDRLLSASASAQSTEEVVSDLVEEATRIHREDVESNLAIGRIGAKLMPWGSNVLTHCNTGALATGGYGTALGVIRSAWSDGRLDHVYASETRPLLQGARLTAWELRREGIDASLVADSATGLLMRRGMVQSVVVGADRIALNGDVANKIGTYNLAVLAKENGIPFYVAAPTSTFDPGTSTGDEIVIEERDEGEVLGYAGSQVAPEGISGFNPAFDVTPNRYITGIVSEAGVGRPPYRRSIPALLDESNA from the coding sequence TTGTCTGAATTCACACCGGTAGAGTGGCGAGGCAATTCGCTCAGCATTCTCGACCAGCGTCAGCTGCCTGCTGTAGAGACTTGGATCGAGACGTCAGACTTCAGGGACGTTGTCGTTGCCATATCCAACATGTCGGTGCGGGGCGCTCCCGCAATCGGGATAGCCGGGGCGTACGCACTGGCCTTGGCTGCCATGGAGCTTTCCCAGACGGCGAACGGCGACTTCACCGACCGGCTGCTCGAAGCGGCACGCGAGATCAGGCTGGCCCGACCAACTGGCGCGAACCTGGGATGGGCTGTCGACAGGCTCCTGTCGGCGTCGGCCTCGGCGCAGTCGACGGAAGAGGTCGTGTCCGATCTCGTCGAAGAGGCCACGCGGATCCATCGCGAGGACGTGGAGAGCAACCTGGCAATCGGTCGAATCGGAGCAAAGCTCATGCCGTGGGGCAGCAACGTGCTCACCCACTGCAATACGGGGGCCCTCGCAACCGGAGGCTATGGTACGGCGCTCGGAGTCATCCGGAGCGCCTGGTCCGACGGCAGGCTCGACCATGTATACGCAAGCGAGACGAGGCCGCTGCTACAGGGCGCGCGACTGACCGCGTGGGAGCTTCGTCGCGAGGGAATCGACGCAAGCTTGGTGGCCGACTCGGCAACCGGACTCCTGATGCGGCGCGGCATGGTGCAGAGCGTCGTGGTTGGTGCAGATCGGATTGCCCTCAACGGCGACGTTGCCAACAAGATCGGCACTTACAACCTCGCGGTTCTCGCCAAGGAGAACGGGATTCCATTCTACGTAGCGGCGCCAACTTCCACGTTCGACCCCGGAACTTCTACCGGTGACGAGATCGTCATCGAGGAGAGGGACGAAGGCGAAGTACTCGGTTACGCCGGTTCGCAGGTCGCACCTGAAGGAATCTCAGGATTCAATCCCGCTTTCGACGTGACACCTAACAGGTACATAACCGGAATCGTCAGTGAGGCAGGCGTGGGCCGTCCGCCGTACAGGCGAAGCATTCCGGCGCTTTTGGATGAGTCCAATGCCTGA
- a CDS encoding co-chaperone GroES has protein sequence MATETQVTFKPLGNRVVVEPQEGEEQMTAGGIYIPDTAKEKPQEGVVVAIGPGRLSDDGSRVPMEVEVGDTVIYSKYAGTEYKEGEVEYLVLREDDILFKK, from the coding sequence ATGGCGACTGAAACACAGGTTACCTTCAAGCCCCTGGGCAACCGCGTAGTCGTGGAGCCCCAGGAGGGTGAGGAGCAGATGACCGCCGGCGGCATCTACATCCCGGACACAGCCAAGGAGAAGCCCCAGGAGGGCGTCGTCGTGGCGATCGGACCCGGTCGGCTGTCTGACGACGGCTCCCGCGTCCCCATGGAAGTAGAAGTCGGCGACACCGTCATCTACTCGAAGTACGCGGGCACCGAGTACAAAGAGGGCGAGGTCGAGTACCTGGTCCTTCGCGAGGACGACATTCTCTTCAAGAAGTAG
- a CDS encoding decaprenyl-phosphate phosphoribosyltransferase encodes MDFVSVLRAFIAATRPLQWSKNLLVFLPLFFSANQAWSLDDVSGAMSLGLRAVAAFAIFIGLSASVYLLNDCLDVERDRAHPRKRLRPVASGRLPVGVAIASAATLTVVGLGAAFVLEPLFGAICLVYVLVQDAYTVRLKRIVLIDVFCVASGFVLRVVAGAAVIEVPMSEWLYICSGLGALFIALSKRRSELSAAGESAHRQREALEGYTLPMLDQMIAVVAASALVTYALYTFIAESLPDNRAMLLTLPFVAFGLLRYMYLVHTRDSGENPEEMLVRDIPLAAAVVLWIGVSAAILLVAG; translated from the coding sequence GTGGATTTTGTAAGCGTTCTTCGCGCGTTTATCGCGGCGACACGCCCGCTCCAGTGGAGTAAGAACCTGCTGGTATTTCTACCCCTGTTCTTTTCTGCCAACCAGGCGTGGAGTCTGGACGACGTCTCGGGCGCGATGTCGCTTGGACTGCGTGCCGTCGCAGCTTTTGCCATCTTTATCGGCCTGAGCGCGTCCGTCTACCTCCTCAATGACTGCCTGGATGTTGAGCGCGACCGCGCACATCCGCGAAAGAGGCTACGGCCAGTTGCTTCTGGCCGGCTCCCAGTGGGAGTGGCGATAGCCTCAGCGGCGACTCTGACTGTCGTGGGCCTCGGTGCGGCCTTCGTACTGGAGCCATTGTTCGGGGCGATATGCTTGGTCTACGTCCTGGTCCAGGACGCCTATACGGTGCGTCTGAAGAGGATCGTGCTGATCGACGTGTTCTGCGTGGCATCCGGCTTCGTCCTTCGCGTTGTTGCAGGTGCAGCAGTGATCGAGGTGCCCATGTCCGAGTGGCTGTACATCTGCTCCGGACTTGGTGCGCTGTTTATCGCTCTCTCCAAAAGAAGAAGCGAGCTCTCCGCCGCGGGGGAGTCGGCACACCGCCAGCGTGAAGCGCTTGAAGGGTACACTCTGCCGATGCTCGACCAGATGATCGCCGTAGTAGCTGCATCAGCGCTTGTGACCTATGCGCTCTACACCTTCATTGCAGAGAGCCTGCCCGACAATCGCGCCATGCTCTTGACGCTGCCGTTCGTGGCGTTTGGGCTTCTCAGGTATATGTACCTCGTACACACACGCGACTCTGGTGAAAACCCAGAGGAGATGCTCGTCAGGGACATACCCCTGGCGGCTGCGGTGGTCCTGTGGATCGGCGTCTCTGCCGCCATACTGCTGGTGGCCGGATAG
- a CDS encoding (Fe-S)-binding protein: MVPPDSVFGVIPTWIAVYVLALGIFAAAGFVLYQRVFRLILLGKDPGRFDQPVRRLVGALPYIFGQRKVLQSVSLRDRAGLAHFIIFWGFLSFTTSYILYIFGDVIWHDFSATILTDTGVRIFTAYLDILALVFFVVLVWAAVRRWAVKPNRLSFDLTQKLESAIILLLIASLMLFTLLTEAFFVAAGGTGPHADALIGRPLGEAFANAGIDGDLANGLHGVFWWLHLGIILGFSLYIPLSKHMHLVAAPISFFSRKLEERGTLPTPDLEAALDNEEALGASRIQDFTWKEILDGYACAVCGRCTDSCPANLTGKILSPMHIVENMKEHVIEFGSGVASGEDNQDSKPLIGNWIEEEALWDCLTCGACIQECPVGVEHVDSIVDMRRFLVLEQASMPETAMGALLSMEQRGHPWRGTTYARTDWAEGLDVPTLADNPDADVLFWVGCTAALEQRSQSIARAMASILKRAGVDFAILGDEETCTGDPARRMGNEYLYQVLAQQNIETMKSYNVKTVVSICPHCFNTIKNEYPHLGGDFDVIHYTEFVNGLIQDGRIRPVAEINETIAYHDSCYLGRHNGIYDAPREIASAIPGLELVEMTRCREKGFCCGAGGGHMWIEESRGQRVNHARTEQFFETEAETVGVSCPFCLQMFEEGIGSLDGGNAKQAKDLLEVLDESISAGD; this comes from the coding sequence ATGGTCCCACCAGATAGCGTCTTTGGTGTCATCCCGACGTGGATCGCCGTCTACGTCCTTGCCTTGGGCATCTTCGCGGCGGCTGGATTCGTTCTCTATCAGCGTGTCTTCAGGCTGATCCTGCTGGGCAAGGACCCGGGCAGATTCGATCAGCCAGTGCGCCGCCTGGTTGGCGCTCTCCCATACATATTTGGGCAGCGCAAGGTGCTCCAGAGCGTCTCGCTCCGAGACCGCGCGGGCCTGGCACACTTCATCATCTTCTGGGGATTCCTGTCGTTTACGACCAGCTACATCCTGTACATCTTCGGCGACGTGATCTGGCACGACTTTTCCGCGACTATTCTGACAGATACCGGCGTTCGCATTTTCACGGCGTACCTGGACATCCTGGCGCTCGTGTTCTTCGTGGTCCTAGTCTGGGCCGCCGTCCGCAGGTGGGCCGTCAAGCCCAACAGGCTTAGCTTCGATCTAACTCAGAAGCTCGAATCGGCGATCATCCTGCTCCTGATCGCGTCGCTCATGTTATTCACGTTGCTGACCGAGGCGTTCTTCGTGGCCGCAGGCGGTACAGGACCTCACGCCGACGCTCTGATCGGGCGTCCGCTCGGCGAGGCCTTCGCCAACGCCGGCATAGACGGTGACCTCGCCAACGGTCTCCACGGCGTCTTCTGGTGGCTCCATCTTGGAATCATTCTTGGATTCTCCCTGTACATCCCTCTGTCCAAGCACATGCACCTTGTGGCTGCTCCAATCAGCTTCTTCTCCCGCAAGCTGGAGGAGCGTGGCACGCTCCCGACTCCTGACCTGGAGGCGGCGCTCGACAACGAAGAGGCCCTCGGGGCCAGCCGTATCCAGGACTTCACCTGGAAGGAGATTCTGGACGGCTACGCGTGTGCCGTTTGCGGACGATGCACCGACAGCTGCCCGGCCAATCTCACGGGCAAGATCCTGTCACCCATGCACATCGTCGAGAACATGAAGGAGCACGTCATCGAGTTCGGCTCCGGAGTCGCGTCTGGAGAGGACAATCAGGATTCCAAGCCCCTGATCGGCAACTGGATTGAGGAAGAGGCGTTGTGGGACTGCCTGACCTGCGGCGCGTGCATCCAGGAGTGCCCCGTGGGTGTCGAACACGTCGACTCGATCGTCGACATGCGCCGCTTCCTCGTCCTGGAGCAGGCGTCGATGCCTGAGACTGCGATGGGCGCGCTCCTGAGCATGGAGCAGCGCGGACACCCGTGGCGCGGTACTACGTACGCGCGCACCGACTGGGCTGAGGGCCTGGATGTCCCAACACTGGCGGACAACCCAGACGCCGATGTCCTGTTCTGGGTGGGATGCACTGCAGCGCTGGAGCAGCGCAGCCAGAGCATCGCAAGAGCAATGGCATCGATTCTCAAGCGTGCCGGAGTGGACTTCGCGATCCTCGGCGACGAGGAGACCTGCACTGGCGATCCTGCGCGTCGCATGGGCAACGAGTATCTGTACCAGGTGCTCGCACAGCAGAACATCGAGACGATGAAGTCATACAACGTCAAGACCGTGGTGTCGATCTGCCCGCACTGCTTCAACACCATCAAGAACGAGTACCCGCACCTCGGTGGCGACTTCGACGTCATCCACTACACCGAGTTCGTGAATGGACTAATTCAGGATGGACGTATCAGGCCCGTCGCCGAGATCAACGAGACAATTGCCTACCACGACTCCTGCTACCTCGGCCGTCACAACGGGATTTACGATGCGCCCAGGGAGATCGCCTCAGCCATCCCAGGCCTTGAGCTTGTCGAGATGACGCGCTGCCGCGAGAAGGGCTTCTGCTGCGGCGCGGGCGGCGGTCACATGTGGATCGAAGAATCGAGGGGTCAGCGCGTCAACCACGCGCGAACGGAGCAGTTCTTCGAGACCGAAGCTGAAACAGTCGGCGTATCCTGCCCGTTCTGCCTACAGATGTTCGAAGAGGGCATAGGTTCTCTCGATGGGGGCAACGCCAAGCAGGCAAAGGATCTGCTGGAAGTCCTCGACGAGAGCATTTCGGCGGGCGACTAG